Proteins from one Azospirillum brasilense genomic window:
- a CDS encoding ABC transporter substrate-binding protein — MDALTLNRRQALSLVAAAATLPISFRAQAQSTTSQSPASLLRAAITGYTVINTFDPAKVTQLPESYVVWAVFNALVKFNEKMEIVPDLAESYSFIDPTTLEFKLRKGVKFHDGSDLTSDDVKFSLERVLDEKTASPNRAKLSSIKTIETPDAHTVRIITQAPFAPLLTYLANTRTGTQIVPRKAVEALGSKFDLNPVGTGAYVLKEWKTGSGVKLEAFPDYFDGAPKIQTVTMPLIGEESSGLTALQGGQIDLTSTAPFASIPNLVKDPKIKVYKQTGLNVRYIGLNGRKAPFDDPHFRRALAMAFDRQAMVRSVVFGEGSPATGLLPPAIAKPGQPVPPSLTFNPAAAKAELAKSKYPADTEIKLLIWGPTWWRKIGEFFVIQVNQVLGTKIQIEAGESNAVFGRLRSGDYQAAVWGWLGFIDADEYLGDLLGKDGSRNFHGYNNPAFEALLEKGRSEVDPAVRRDVYREAELMMLEDMPLIPCFNSNVHNLSVPGLKGFTQLPYSNYGDQFAKLQLG, encoded by the coding sequence ATGGACGCGTTGACTCTCAATCGACGGCAGGCGTTGAGCTTGGTCGCTGCAGCCGCCACTCTACCCATAAGTTTCCGCGCGCAGGCCCAGTCAACGACTTCACAATCGCCGGCATCTTTGCTCCGAGCGGCAATCACCGGATATACGGTCATCAATACATTCGATCCGGCCAAGGTCACGCAGTTGCCCGAAAGCTATGTCGTCTGGGCCGTGTTCAACGCGCTCGTCAAGTTTAACGAGAAAATGGAGATCGTTCCGGATCTGGCCGAAAGTTATTCATTTATCGATCCTACAACACTTGAGTTCAAGCTTCGGAAAGGCGTGAAATTCCACGACGGAAGCGATTTGACTTCCGATGACGTGAAGTTCTCGCTTGAGCGCGTGCTGGATGAAAAAACGGCGTCTCCGAACCGCGCCAAGCTTTCGTCCATCAAAACGATTGAAACGCCCGACGCCCACACCGTTCGGATCATCACGCAAGCGCCGTTCGCTCCGCTTCTGACCTATCTGGCCAACACGCGCACGGGAACGCAGATTGTGCCGCGGAAGGCCGTTGAGGCGCTGGGCAGCAAATTCGACCTCAATCCGGTTGGCACCGGCGCATATGTGCTCAAGGAATGGAAGACCGGAAGCGGCGTCAAGTTGGAGGCGTTCCCGGACTACTTCGACGGCGCGCCGAAAATCCAAACCGTGACGATGCCCTTGATCGGTGAGGAATCCAGCGGGCTGACGGCTTTGCAGGGCGGTCAGATCGATCTGACCTCGACGGCGCCGTTCGCTTCAATTCCGAATCTCGTCAAAGATCCGAAGATCAAGGTCTACAAGCAGACCGGCCTGAATGTTCGCTACATCGGGTTGAACGGCCGCAAGGCTCCCTTCGACGATCCGCATTTCCGCCGTGCCCTCGCTATGGCGTTCGACCGCCAGGCGATGGTCCGCTCCGTCGTCTTCGGCGAGGGCAGCCCGGCCACCGGCCTGCTTCCGCCGGCCATCGCCAAGCCCGGCCAGCCGGTGCCGCCGTCGCTGACCTTCAACCCGGCCGCGGCGAAGGCCGAGCTCGCGAAATCGAAATACCCCGCCGATACCGAGATCAAGCTTCTGATCTGGGGGCCGACATGGTGGCGTAAGATTGGCGAATTCTTCGTCATCCAGGTCAACCAAGTTCTCGGCACGAAGATTCAGATCGAAGCGGGAGAGAGCAATGCCGTCTTCGGCCGACTGCGTTCGGGTGACTATCAGGCTGCAGTCTGGGGGTGGCTCGGCTTCATCGATGCCGACGAATATCTGGGTGATTTGCTCGGGAAAGATGGGTCGCGCAACTTCCATGGATACAACAACCCGGCATTCGAGGCACTGCTTGAGAAAGGCCGGAGCGAGGTGGACCCGGCGGTCCGGCGCGATGTGTATCGCGAAGCGGAACTCATGATGCTGGAAGATATGCCGCTGATCCCGTGCTTCAACTCGAACGTTCACAACCTGTCGGTGCCGGGCCTGAAGGGCTTTACGCAGTTGCCCTATTCGAACTACGGCGATCAGTTCGCCAAGCTGCAACTCGGCTGA
- a CDS encoding MmgE/PrpD family protein, with translation MPSTTVAVSRFFSEFQLKDAPDVVRHEAKRILLDTLGCLAGGRACEIAPTSDKLALLLGQRLATGGSTLIGQGGTTLLSAVYGNARIANALDFDETFPVGVHFGVAAVAAALAMAEERGASGADVLRAVIVGYELGARIATYIGPMTEVVDGEVKGFSKVWGVAAPVVLAAMGAAAAIARLDEGQFAQAIGLAVSNSPLPAGALWSNAVDLPNCKYCDAGWCAVAGVFAVLSIEAGSTGFTDALDGPYGLARMCGVQNFVEESLTADLGKTWLIPNATYKPWPTCRFTHYPLTSLARILRRETIAPNEIEEVVIETGPMAASARFTKPLPRTFASRSFSYPHMVAMLIRGVPAGPAWLDAQFVTAPDTLSIAEKVRVVAHERGNDFAHTMEANQIRTMPGGVLVRTARGEFRDEDDFALGDPWSEHSRLSDADLTEKFLGMCGSGAADIVGRVFDIEHEPSAHSLMQRLNECLEENTRADTA, from the coding sequence ATGCCGAGCACTACCGTAGCGGTCTCACGCTTCTTCTCCGAGTTCCAGCTCAAGGATGCGCCGGACGTCGTGCGTCATGAGGCCAAGCGCATCCTTCTCGACACGTTGGGTTGTCTTGCCGGTGGGCGGGCCTGCGAGATCGCACCGACGTCCGACAAACTGGCGCTCCTGCTCGGACAGCGTCTGGCAACCGGGGGCAGCACGCTCATCGGTCAGGGCGGCACCACGCTGCTTTCCGCGGTCTACGGCAACGCACGCATCGCCAATGCGCTTGATTTCGATGAGACCTTCCCGGTCGGTGTTCATTTTGGTGTGGCCGCGGTCGCGGCCGCTCTGGCGATGGCCGAAGAGCGTGGCGCCTCGGGCGCTGATGTTCTACGCGCTGTCATCGTCGGCTATGAACTGGGCGCGCGGATCGCGACTTACATCGGCCCGATGACTGAGGTGGTGGACGGCGAAGTCAAAGGCTTCTCAAAGGTTTGGGGCGTAGCGGCGCCAGTCGTGCTCGCCGCCATGGGCGCCGCCGCCGCTATCGCGCGATTGGACGAAGGCCAGTTTGCCCAAGCGATAGGACTGGCGGTTTCGAACAGTCCCCTGCCTGCTGGGGCGCTGTGGTCCAACGCGGTCGATCTGCCCAACTGCAAGTATTGTGACGCCGGTTGGTGCGCTGTCGCGGGGGTCTTCGCGGTGCTTTCCATCGAGGCCGGCTCGACGGGGTTTACCGACGCGCTCGATGGCCCGTACGGCCTCGCCCGGATGTGCGGAGTGCAGAACTTCGTTGAGGAAAGCCTGACGGCCGACCTTGGGAAGACTTGGCTGATTCCGAACGCCACGTACAAGCCCTGGCCAACGTGCCGCTTCACTCACTATCCGCTGACGTCGCTCGCTCGTATTCTCCGGCGGGAGACCATCGCCCCGAACGAGATCGAGGAAGTCGTGATCGAGACCGGCCCGATGGCGGCTTCCGCCCGATTCACCAAGCCCCTGCCACGCACCTTCGCCAGCCGCAGTTTCAGCTATCCACATATGGTCGCCATGCTCATCCGTGGCGTTCCGGCCGGGCCGGCATGGCTGGACGCCCAGTTCGTCACCGCCCCGGACACTCTGAGCATCGCGGAAAAGGTCCGCGTCGTCGCGCATGAGCGAGGCAATGACTTCGCCCACACGATGGAGGCCAACCAGATCCGTACCATGCCGGGTGGCGTCCTTGTCCGGACGGCAAGGGGTGAATTCCGCGACGAGGACGATTTCGCTCTTGGTGATCCATGGTCGGAGCACTCCCGACTGAGCGACGCCGACCTCACGGAGAAGTTTCTCGGCATGTGCGGGAGCGGTGCGGCCGACATTGTTGGCCGGGTATTCGACATCGAACACGAACCCTCGGCTCACTCGCTGATGCAGCGGCTGAATGAATGCCTTGAGGAAAACACCCGTGCGGACACCGCTTGA
- a CDS encoding sigma-70 family RNA polymerase sigma factor: MPTSFREDLLTCIPELRRYAFKLAGEHAAAEDLVQDCLERALRNADKFEPGTNLEAWLMTILKHLFFTECRCRHRRPQVELDEYDGVIPPPQIARVALDEVGEAIRALPPRQRDLIQLVTIDGVSYQDAANHLGVPVGTIRSRLSRAREQVRHNLERKRTVRPPAPHAVPSTPAPPPSIEAFSPDTAAPTPRMHRPRPSALPVFLAAQCRRIALGAGRMPRTAAAPRWRRLRRGPARECNRTRGPPPAKGDRRLSNGFRSWSFRILGAAA; the protein is encoded by the coding sequence ATGCCCACATCCTTCCGCGAGGACTTGCTGACGTGCATCCCGGAGTTGCGGCGCTATGCCTTCAAACTTGCGGGCGAGCACGCGGCCGCTGAGGATCTGGTGCAGGACTGTCTGGAGCGCGCGCTGAGGAACGCTGACAAATTCGAGCCGGGCACCAACCTGGAAGCTTGGCTGATGACGATCCTGAAGCACCTGTTCTTCACCGAATGCCGGTGCCGGCACCGACGCCCGCAGGTCGAACTGGACGAATACGACGGTGTCATCCCGCCGCCGCAGATCGCGCGGGTCGCCCTCGACGAGGTTGGAGAGGCGATCCGCGCCCTTCCGCCCCGGCAGCGCGACCTGATCCAGCTGGTAACCATTGACGGCGTTTCGTACCAGGACGCGGCCAACCACTTGGGTGTGCCGGTGGGAACCATCCGTTCACGGCTTTCCCGCGCTCGTGAGCAGGTCCGTCACAATCTGGAACGGAAGCGCACCGTACGGCCCCCTGCACCGCACGCCGTTCCATCCACTCCCGCTCCCCCGCCGTCCATTGAGGCGTTTTCGCCGGACACAGCCGCTCCCACTCCACGCATGCATCGACCGCGGCCTTCTGCGCTGCCCGTGTTCCTGGCGGCGCAGTGCCGGCGCATCGCGTTGGGTGCCGGACGCATGCCGCGCACCGCCGCGGCCCCTCGCTGGAGACGGCTGCGGCGCGGACCGGCGCGGGAGTGCAACCGCACACGGGGACCGCCGCCGGCTAAAGGCGATCGCCGCCTGTCAAACGGCTTCAGGAGCTGGTCCTTCCGCATCCTCGGTGCAGCGGCGTGA
- a CDS encoding Crp/Fnr family transcriptional regulator produces the protein MEQTSDHGNPSFPRHGAPNVACQDCTLRRSRLFKQLDEDELSYVAKLRDRQLVRPAGAKLLSSGPAGGFIYTLYSGWAFRSIQLADGSRQIVEILLPGDVFGVHVALLGNWDYEVTTLTRVVLCRIRAPSLDDLCTQVPALNRALIHTLADDKRRADSRLAVLGRTLGPQRIAYLMLELVERLEGAGELKNECCDFPLRRRHLADATGLSGTHVSRSLGELRERGLAHVEDGRLTILDRKQLTSFAGFTSLGQRIQRLVL, from the coding sequence ATGGAACAGACGTCCGATCACGGCAACCCTTCCTTTCCCCGCCACGGTGCCCCCAACGTGGCCTGCCAGGATTGCACTCTGCGACGGTCGCGCCTGTTCAAGCAACTCGACGAGGATGAACTGAGCTATGTGGCCAAGCTACGGGATCGTCAGCTCGTGCGGCCGGCCGGAGCCAAGCTGCTCAGCTCGGGACCGGCCGGCGGCTTCATCTACACGCTCTACTCGGGCTGGGCGTTTCGGTCGATACAGCTGGCGGACGGCTCGCGGCAGATCGTTGAAATCCTGCTGCCGGGCGACGTGTTTGGCGTGCATGTGGCGCTGCTTGGTAACTGGGACTACGAAGTCACCACGCTGACGCGCGTCGTGCTGTGCCGGATAAGAGCACCGTCGCTGGACGATTTGTGCACCCAGGTCCCGGCGCTGAACCGGGCGCTGATCCACACACTGGCCGACGACAAGCGGCGCGCCGACAGCCGGCTCGCCGTGCTGGGCCGCACGCTGGGGCCCCAGCGCATCGCCTACCTCATGCTGGAGTTGGTCGAGCGGCTCGAGGGGGCGGGCGAGTTGAAGAACGAATGCTGCGACTTCCCGCTGCGCCGCCGCCACCTCGCCGACGCCACCGGCCTTTCGGGCACCCACGTCAGCCGCTCACTCGGCGAATTGCGGGAACGGGGGCTCGCCCATGTGGAGGACGGGCGCCTCACCATCCTCGATCGCAAGCAACTGACCAGTTTTGCTGGCTTCACCTCCCTGGGGCAGCGGATCCAGAGGCTGGTTCTCTGA
- a CDS encoding cytochrome C oxidase subunit IV family protein: MLRENATSVLVWAALMALLAATVGVSFLHLGSWNTVLNLGIAVAKTALILWFYMHFRRTRPLVRLAGAAAPLWLAILFGLALSDYFTR, from the coding sequence ATGCTTCGAGAGAACGCGACCTCCGTTCTGGTGTGGGCGGCGCTGATGGCGCTGCTGGCGGCGACCGTGGGCGTCTCGTTCCTGCACCTGGGCTCTTGGAACACCGTCCTGAATCTGGGCATCGCCGTCGCCAAAACCGCGCTGATCCTGTGGTTCTACATGCATTTCCGGCGAACCCGACCGCTGGTGCGGCTGGCCGGCGCAGCGGCACCCTTGTGGCTGGCAATCCTGTTCGGCCTGGCGCTCAGCGACTATTTCACGCGGTGA
- a CDS encoding cytochrome c oxidase subunit 3, giving the protein MTTEPFVHAGQREEANHLGMWLFLATEAMMFGALFFALTVVRFRMPEGVRLASGHLDKLLGTLNTGVLLTSSLLVALAVTAARQGRQERTAGLLAGAAGLGVVFLAIKAYEYVTEFREGLMPGPGFRLAEQPGAELFFNLYYAATGLHALHLTIGVLLILGLSARVLGGYLKVPERSTSVELPGLYWHVVDIVWVFLYPTLYLVSR; this is encoded by the coding sequence ATGACGACCGAGCCCTTCGTCCACGCCGGGCAACGCGAGGAGGCCAACCACCTCGGCATGTGGCTGTTCCTCGCCACCGAGGCGATGATGTTCGGCGCGCTGTTCTTCGCGCTGACCGTGGTGCGCTTTCGGATGCCGGAGGGCGTGCGCCTCGCCAGCGGCCACCTGGACAAGCTGCTCGGCACGCTCAACACCGGGGTGCTGCTGACCAGTTCGCTGCTGGTGGCGCTGGCGGTCACCGCGGCGCGGCAGGGGCGGCAGGAGCGCACCGCCGGACTGCTGGCGGGCGCCGCGGGACTGGGCGTCGTCTTCCTGGCCATCAAGGCATACGAGTATGTCACGGAGTTCCGCGAGGGGTTGATGCCCGGCCCGGGATTCCGGCTGGCCGAGCAGCCCGGCGCCGAGCTGTTCTTCAACCTGTACTACGCCGCCACCGGGCTGCACGCGCTGCATCTGACCATCGGCGTGCTGCTGATCCTGGGCCTGTCGGCACGGGTGCTCGGCGGCTATCTGAAGGTGCCGGAGCGCAGCACCAGCGTGGAACTGCCGGGCCTCTACTGGCATGTCGTCGACATCGTCTGGGTGTTTCTCTACCCCACCCTCTATCTGGTCTCGCGGTGA
- a CDS encoding cytochrome c oxidase subunit I yields the protein MTVYAPPADTPNADTASARPRTYIEAGYTLRSWLLTTDHKRIAILYMVSITGFFFLGALGAAAVRLELLTPKLDLLSADGYNRAFTLHGVVMVWFFLIPSIPTVFGNFLIPLMIGARDLAFPRLNLLSWYIYVLGGLFTAYVLVAGGVETGWTLYTPLSTKYAPGHTVMAAAAIFVVGFSSILTGLNFIVTIHTLRAPGMTWFRLPIFVWSHYATSVILVLATPVLAMALILLALERALGIGVFDPDLGGDPLLWQHLFWFYSHPAVYIMILPSMGVVTELVTTFSRKRVFGYEFVAFASIAIAIIGFLVWGHHMFVAGQSMYASMVFSFLSFLVAAPSAVKVYNWTATLYKGQLDLRAPLLYAMGFIGLFVFGGLTGLILASLALDVHAHGTAFVVAHFHYIMVGGAVSAYLGALHCWWPKMTGRLYSEFWGRISALLIFFGFNITFFPQYILGWLGMPRRYHSYPPEFQSWEVLSSAGAVMLGVGYLLPLVYLLWSLFYGPRAPANPWGATGLEWRVPSPPPKHNFDEIPVVTWKAYDYPPAREEQG from the coding sequence ATGACCGTCTACGCTCCCCCCGCCGACACTCCGAATGCCGATACTGCCTCCGCCCGCCCCCGCACCTACATCGAGGCGGGCTACACGCTGCGCTCCTGGCTTCTGACCACCGACCACAAGCGCATCGCCATCCTCTACATGGTCTCCATCACCGGTTTCTTCTTCCTCGGCGCGCTGGGTGCGGCGGCGGTGCGGCTGGAGCTGCTGACGCCGAAGCTCGACCTGCTGAGCGCCGACGGCTACAACCGCGCCTTCACGCTGCACGGCGTGGTGATGGTGTGGTTCTTCCTGATCCCGTCGATCCCCACGGTCTTCGGCAACTTCCTGATCCCGCTGATGATCGGCGCGCGCGACCTCGCCTTCCCGCGCCTCAACCTGCTGTCCTGGTACATCTACGTGCTGGGCGGTCTGTTCACCGCTTACGTGCTGGTGGCCGGCGGGGTGGAAACGGGCTGGACGCTCTACACGCCGCTCAGCACCAAGTACGCGCCGGGCCACACCGTCATGGCGGCGGCGGCGATCTTCGTTGTGGGGTTCTCCTCCATCCTGACGGGGCTGAACTTCATCGTCACCATCCACACGCTGCGCGCGCCGGGCATGACGTGGTTCCGGCTGCCGATCTTCGTGTGGTCGCACTACGCCACCAGCGTGATCCTGGTGCTCGCGACACCGGTTCTGGCGATGGCGCTGATCCTGCTGGCGCTGGAGCGGGCGCTGGGCATCGGCGTGTTCGACCCCGACCTCGGCGGCGACCCGCTCCTGTGGCAGCACCTCTTCTGGTTCTACAGCCACCCGGCGGTCTACATCATGATCCTGCCGTCCATGGGCGTGGTGACGGAGCTGGTCACCACCTTCTCCCGGAAGCGCGTGTTCGGCTACGAGTTCGTGGCCTTCGCCTCCATCGCCATCGCCATCATCGGCTTTCTGGTCTGGGGCCATCACATGTTCGTGGCCGGACAGTCCATGTACGCCAGCATGGTCTTTTCTTTTCTCAGTTTTCTTGTCGCCGCACCCTCGGCGGTCAAGGTCTACAATTGGACGGCGACGCTCTACAAAGGCCAGCTCGACCTGAGGGCACCGCTGCTCTACGCCATGGGCTTCATCGGGCTGTTCGTGTTCGGCGGGCTGACCGGGCTGATCCTGGCCAGCCTGGCGCTCGACGTGCACGCGCACGGCACCGCCTTCGTGGTGGCGCATTTCCACTACATCATGGTCGGCGGGGCGGTGTCGGCGTATCTGGGTGCGCTGCACTGCTGGTGGCCGAAGATGACCGGGCGCCTGTATTCCGAGTTCTGGGGCCGCATCTCGGCGCTGCTGATCTTCTTCGGCTTCAACATCACCTTCTTCCCGCAGTACATCCTCGGCTGGCTGGGCATGCCGCGCCGCTACCATTCCTACCCGCCGGAGTTCCAGAGCTGGGAAGTGCTGTCGAGCGCCGGCGCGGTGATGCTCGGCGTCGGCTACCTGCTGCCGCTGGTCTACCTGCTGTGGTCGCTGTTTTACGGGCCGCGTGCGCCCGCCAACCCGTGGGGCGCCACCGGACTGGAATGGCGCGTCCCCTCGCCGCCGCCCAAGCACAATTTCGACGAGATCCCGGTGGTGACCTGGAAGGCCTACGACTACCCGCCGGCCCGGGAGGAGCAAGGATGA
- the coxB gene encoding cytochrome c oxidase subunit II, translated as MTSWLPFWPASASAYADRVDLLVWAFSALIIVLAAPVIIGMVWFAAKYHRGSPADRSDAPTRGFWIEADWTVVPFLLAMIFFVWAAHLYYIVRTPPDGAMEVAVVAKQWMWKFQHPGGQREINELHVPTGQPVKLTMTSQDVIHSLFLPELRLKMDVLPDRYTSIWFQADRPGTYALRCTQFCGTDHALMGGRFIVQEPRDYEAWLQASAVDGTLAQEGERLFRRLGCSGCHGMNSAVHAPDLAGIYGTQQPLADGRFVLADDRYIRDSILMPKRQVVAGYEPIMPSFAGKVSEEEILRLIAYVKSLPREGSKQP; from the coding sequence ATGACCTCCTGGCTTCCCTTCTGGCCAGCCTCCGCGTCGGCCTACGCCGACCGCGTCGACCTCCTCGTCTGGGCCTTCAGCGCGCTCATCATCGTCCTCGCCGCACCGGTGATCATCGGCATGGTGTGGTTCGCGGCGAAATATCACCGCGGCTCGCCTGCGGACCGCAGCGACGCGCCGACCCGCGGCTTCTGGATCGAAGCGGACTGGACGGTCGTTCCCTTCCTGCTGGCGATGATCTTCTTCGTCTGGGCCGCGCATCTCTACTACATCGTGCGCACGCCGCCGGACGGAGCGATGGAGGTGGCGGTGGTCGCCAAGCAGTGGATGTGGAAGTTCCAGCACCCCGGCGGCCAGCGCGAGATCAACGAACTCCACGTTCCGACCGGCCAGCCGGTCAAGCTGACCATGACCTCGCAGGACGTGATCCACAGCCTGTTCCTGCCCGAACTGCGCTTGAAGATGGACGTGCTGCCCGACCGCTACACGAGCATCTGGTTCCAGGCCGACCGGCCGGGCACCTATGCCCTGCGCTGCACGCAGTTCTGCGGCACCGACCACGCGCTGATGGGCGGCCGCTTCATCGTCCAGGAGCCGAGGGATTACGAAGCGTGGCTGCAAGCCTCGGCGGTGGACGGCACGCTGGCGCAGGAGGGTGAGCGGCTGTTCCGACGCCTGGGATGCTCCGGTTGCCATGGGATGAATTCCGCCGTGCACGCGCCGGACCTCGCGGGGATCTACGGCACGCAGCAGCCGCTTGCCGACGGCCGCTTCGTGCTGGCCGACGACCGTTACATCCGCGACAGCATCCTCATGCCGAAGCGGCAGGTGGTCGCCGGCTACGAGCCGATCATGCCCTCCTTCGCCGGCAAGGTGTCGGAGGAGGAGATCCTGCGGCTGATCGCCTACGTCAAATCCTTGCCGCGCGAGGGGAGCAAGCAGCCATGA
- a CDS encoding SCO family protein, producing the protein MMRLPALLALLLAVLPALPALAAPAPDLSDIMASPPPGARIPAGAVTGLDDALGGPPVVLALAYYTCPNLCGVTLGGIASALKETGLRAGADFRLAALSINPAEGPVEAAAARERAVERLGSGESLWFLTGGEPAVRRVADAVGFRYRWDKDLKQFLHPVGVFVLAPDGRVSRWISGAGFDGTDLRLALTEAGEGKVGGLTDRLRLLCYHYDPVRGTYDAIVLNSLRVAGTLTALIVGGGIAWAVLRERRRS; encoded by the coding sequence ATGATGCGGCTGCCGGCCCTGCTCGCCCTCCTGCTGGCCGTTTTGCCCGCCCTGCCCGCCCTGGCGGCACCGGCGCCGGACTTGTCCGACATCATGGCCTCGCCCCCGCCCGGGGCGCGCATCCCGGCCGGCGCGGTGACGGGCCTGGACGACGCGCTGGGCGGGCCGCCGGTCGTGCTGGCGCTGGCCTACTACACCTGCCCGAATCTGTGCGGGGTGACGCTGGGCGGCATCGCCTCGGCGCTGAAGGAGACCGGCCTGCGCGCGGGCGCCGACTTCCGCCTGGCCGCGCTCTCCATCAACCCGGCCGAGGGTCCGGTCGAGGCGGCGGCGGCCAGGGAGCGGGCGGTGGAGCGGCTCGGCAGCGGCGAGAGCCTGTGGTTCCTCACCGGCGGCGAGCCGGCCGTCCGGCGCGTGGCCGACGCGGTCGGCTTCCGTTATCGCTGGGATAAGGACCTCAAGCAGTTCCTCCACCCCGTGGGCGTCTTCGTGCTCGCCCCGGATGGCCGGGTGTCGCGCTGGATTTCCGGCGCGGGGTTCGACGGCACCGACCTGCGGCTGGCTCTGACCGAGGCCGGAGAGGGCAAGGTGGGCGGCCTGACCGACCGGCTGCGCCTGCTCTGCTACCACTACGACCCCGTGCGCGGGACCTACGACGCCATCGTCCTGAACAGCCTGCGTGTCGCCGGAACGCTGACCGCATTGATCGTGGGCGGCGGGATCGCCTGGGCCGTGCTGCGCGAACGGAGGCGGTCATGA
- a CDS encoding c-type cytochrome gives MRAVPVLLALILLTACGQRMTEQPNRRAFETDERLPDRRVNQPPPDGSVARDELAAEQALATRPRMTAALLARGRERFEINCAPCHARTGEGDGMIVQRGFPHPPSYFEQRLVDAPDRHFLDVMTNGYGAMYSYAARVAPADRWAILAYIRALQLSRRVAAADLPNDLRAKLEGSP, from the coding sequence ATGAGAGCGGTCCCCGTTCTCCTCGCCCTGATCCTGCTGACCGCCTGCGGCCAGCGCATGACGGAGCAGCCGAACCGCAGGGCGTTCGAGACGGACGAGCGCCTGCCCGACCGCCGCGTCAACCAGCCGCCGCCGGACGGTTCCGTGGCGCGCGACGAACTGGCGGCGGAGCAGGCGCTCGCCACCCGCCCGCGGATGACCGCGGCCCTGCTGGCGCGCGGGCGCGAGCGCTTCGAGATCAACTGCGCGCCCTGCCACGCCCGCACCGGCGAGGGCGACGGCATGATCGTGCAGCGCGGCTTCCCCCACCCGCCCAGCTATTTCGAGCAACGGCTGGTGGACGCGCCGGACCGGCACTTCCTCGACGTGATGACCAACGGCTACGGCGCCATGTACTCCTATGCCGCGCGTGTGGCGCCCGCTGACCGCTGGGCGATCCTGGCCTACATCCGCGCTCTCCAGCTCAGCCGGCGGGTCGCCGCCGCTGATTTGCCAAACGATCTGCGCGCGAAGCTGGAGGGCAGCCCATGA
- a CDS encoding DUF3341 domain-containing protein produces the protein MPRPLPLYGLMAEFDTPDQLLAAVKQARADGYRRLDAYTPMPVSGMGEALGTNTSPIAWAALAGGVFGGGGGLFMEWYANVVSYPLNIGGRPEAAWPAFVLPAFELTVLGATIFAALAMLALNRLPRLNHPVFEAPRFSAAEVDRFFLCIEAADPHFRPERTRAFLEACGAVSVSEVPG, from the coding sequence ATGCCCCGGCCGCTCCCCCTTTACGGCCTGATGGCCGAGTTCGACACGCCCGACCAGTTGCTGGCCGCGGTGAAACAGGCGCGGGCCGACGGCTACCGGCGGCTCGACGCCTACACGCCGATGCCCGTGAGCGGGATGGGCGAGGCGCTGGGCACCAACACCTCGCCCATCGCCTGGGCGGCGCTGGCCGGGGGGGTGTTCGGCGGCGGCGGCGGCCTGTTCATGGAATGGTACGCCAACGTCGTCAGCTATCCCCTCAACATTGGCGGACGGCCCGAGGCGGCGTGGCCGGCCTTCGTGCTGCCGGCCTTCGAGCTGACCGTGCTGGGTGCCACGATCTTCGCCGCACTCGCCATGCTGGCGTTGAACCGTCTGCCGCGCCTCAACCACCCGGTGTTCGAGGCTCCCCGCTTTTCCGCCGCCGAGGTGGACCGCTTCTTCCTGTGCATCGAGGCGGCCGACCCCCATTTCCGGCCCGAGCGCACCCGCGCCTTCCTGGAGGCGTGCGGCGCGGTGTCCGTGTCGGAGGTGCCGGGATGA